The following is a genomic window from Falco naumanni isolate bFalNau1 chromosome 10, bFalNau1.pat, whole genome shotgun sequence.
TTTGTGCCACTGTTTCCTACTAACAGTCCCATGTAGATTTTAGGCTTCTCAACCCCACCGGGGAGGCTCTCCATGATGGCTTTCATCCTCAATGCGCTCACCTGGTAAGTTGGCAACTAGCTGGAGCACCTGTGTCTTGTTCTTTCTTAACATTAAACTTTAAGAAAATTCAGCGTGGCGTACTGCCTCTCTCAAAACATCTCCTGAACGCCCTGTGCCTTGCTGAGGGCAGTTGGGAACTGCTGACTCCTGGCTTTATCTAGAGTCTGAGTAAGTCATTTCACTCCACTGCCTCCATGTCCCAGGTGGGAATGagattttcttgcttctgcGAGAGATTTCACTGAAAGTTAGAATTAACAGATCTCTGTGAACACTGATCTGTAAACAAGAACTAATTTTGCCCCTGCCACTGGGCAAAGATTACTGGGGGAGATAGTTTAAAAATTCCTGCCTGGCTTTCTGTGCTAAAAATCATTTCCCTGccatcttttaattaaaaagctgtaaGCATTTAAgtcttgctgcagcagctgggagagaggtCAGAAACAACTTATCCTTGAAACAGttaagaagttttaaaacagcTAAATAATCAGCACTGGCAACTGCTGATAGCTCTTGATGTATCCCCTTTTCCACAGGCATGGCACAGTTTATTTATTAAtctctgtctttattttgcagTGCTCTGGGCTTGCTATACTTCATCCGCCGAGGAAAGCAGTGCCTGGATTTCACAGTCACAGTTCACTTCTTCCACCTTTTGGGCTGCTGGATTTATAATTCGCACTTTCCCTCCACCCTGACGTGGTGGCTGGTGCACATTGTGTGCACTGCGCTGATGGCTGCAATCGGGGAGTACCTCTGCATGAGGATAGAACTCAGAGAAATCCCCCTCAATTCTGCCCCCAAATCCAACGTATAGACTCGCTCTGGCAACAACATGCTGCATTGTGTCATTGTTTCCAGCACAAGTGCATCTAACACCTGAGAATCATCACTAAAGAAGCACAGCAGGTCtgtttagactttttttttttttttttggacctTGGTGACTGCATGAGTGTGAGCATATGCTCTGGCATCAGCCGACAACAGTGGAGGAAcagatgtttattttgttaacaCAAAGCATTTAATATGACTATATGGCGAGTGTGCTCTTAAACTCTTCGCTCATGAGACTGTTAAAAGCCAGGTAGCAAAACTTTATGCGTGAGGAGCATCTTGAATTTAACAGACATGGGAGCGCCCTGCATGGGTATTGCAATGGTCAGCTCTTCTTGCAGGAGCTGGCACAGTGAGCAGTGGATCTGGGAGCTGCAGCTTCCAACCTGTAATTGTTTGGGCTTTCGTTGGAAAAAATGTCGAGGAAGCGAATGAATGGGGAGAAGGAGAATAGTTGTACTTACCTGAATCACCAGCTGAGACCCTAAATAACCTATGACATTAGAtgggtttgtttgctgtttcagTGTTTAATACATAGAGATGTCAGACAGCAGTTTGCTGAAGAAATcttttgtaataataaaaatactatgTTGCTGTGAGTGTGTTACTGTTCTCCTGGGAAGCTGAGCACCTGAATACCTTGAGTGTCTATATCATGGCAACAGAAAGATGTGGCCA
Proteins encoded in this region:
- the SYS1 gene encoding protein SYS1 homolog; amino-acid sequence: MPGGLDLPRTGAAPSRAPGTPCGSLPKPETGSILGFSTPPGRLSMMAFILNALTCALGLLYFIRRGKQCLDFTVTVHFFHLLGCWIYNSHFPSTLTWWLVHIVCTALMAAIGEYLCMRIELREIPLNSAPKSNV